One window of Brevibacillus choshinensis genomic DNA carries:
- a CDS encoding IS3 family transposase (programmed frameshift) has product MAKFSPEDKLSAVFRWRDGKETHASIAASIGATKAMIGVWVMQYEQNGAEAFRKSYTSYTAPFKLDVLNYMNTHGTSPNATAAIFQIPSPALIRKWRIQFHSCGIDALIPKKKGRPTMKKGNKNVTPVEGSVEALQQEVERLRMENAYFKKVECLSSKQGKITNQDKAQVVFELRTEFPIKALLQLAGIPRSSYYYFVRTISRPDKHAEMKTLIQAIFHEHKGRYGYRRIKDELRNLGHQVNHKKVQRLMKELGLKSIVRMKKYRSYKGNVGKIAPNVLDRNFRAEKPNEKWVTDITEFKLFGEKLYLSPMLDLFNGEIIAYTIDSRPRYSLVSKMLEEAFKRLTEQDHLLIHTDQGWHYQMSKYQHALKEKNVTQSMSRKGNCYDNAVMENFFGILKSEFLYTQEFESIEHFKQELANYIDYYNFKRIKTKLKGLSPVQYRTQTLHVA; this is encoded by the exons ATGGCCAAATTTTCTCCAGAAGATAAATTATCCGCGGTTTTTCGTTGGAGAGACGGCAAAGAAACTCATGCTTCCATTGCTGCGTCTATTGGTGCAACCAAAGCTATGATTGGAGTTTGGGTGATGCAATACGAGCAAAATGGCGCGGAAGCGTTTAGAAAGTCCTATACAAGCTACACAGCTCCGTTTAAACTGGACGTACTCAATTATATGAATACCCACGGGACGTCTCCGAATGCAACTGCCGCCATTTTTCAAATTCCCTCTCCCGCTTTAATCCGAAAATGGAGGATTCAATTTCATTCATGCGGAATAGACGCCCTTATTCCAAAGAAAAAGGGGCGTCCAACGATGAAAAAGGGAAACAAGAATGTAACACCTGTTGAAGGATCAGTCGAGGCATTACAGCAAGAAGTAGAGCGTTTACGTATGGAGAATGCTTATT TTAAAAAAGTTGAATGCCTTAGTTCAAAGCAAGGAAAAATTACAAACCAAGACAAAGCGCAAGTAGTGTTTGAACTAAGGACTGAATTCCCCATTAAAGCGCTACTCCAATTGGCGGGAATACCACGGAGTTCCTATTATTACTTCGTTCGTACGATAAGTCGCCCAGACAAACATGCTGAAATGAAGACGTTGATTCAGGCTATTTTCCATGAACATAAAGGCCGCTATGGATACCGTCGGATTAAGGACGAGCTCAGAAATCTTGGGCACCAGGTGAATCATAAAAAAGTACAGCGATTGATGAAAGAGTTGGGCTTAAAAAGTATTGTTCGTATGAAGAAGTATCGTTCCTATAAAGGGAATGTTGGTAAGATCGCTCCAAATGTTTTGGATCGTAACTTCCGAGCAGAAAAACCCAATGAAAAGTGGGTAACGGATATTACGGAATTTAAGCTATTTGGTGAAAAGCTTTATTTATCACCAATGCTCGATTTGTTTAACGGAGAGATCATTGCCTATACAATCGACTCAAGACCAAGATATTCTCTTGTTTCAAAGATGCTGGAAGAAGCCTTTAAACGATTAACCGAACAAGACCACCTCTTGATCCATACGGATCAAGGATGGCATTACCAGATGAGTAAGTACCAGCACGCCTTAAAAGAAAAGAACGTCACCCAGAGTATGTCGAGAAAAGGAAATTGTTATGATAATGCCGTAATGGAGAACTTTTTTGGTATCCTCAAATCGGAATTTTTATATACACAAGAATTTGAGAGTATTGAACATTTTAAGCAAGAGTTAGCAAACTACATCGACTATTATAACTTCAAACGAATTAAGACAAAATTAAAAGGCTTGAGTCCGGTACAATACCGAACTCAAACCTTACATGTCGCTTAA
- a CDS encoding amidase family protein produces MSINLQDWIQEADLVSMQKAMSSGECTSEALVLAYIERIHRYNPLINAVLEINPDALEIARNLDLERNTTGSRGPLHGIPILLKDNIDTHDRMHTSAGSIALAESFAPEDSFIAAKLRAAGVVLLGKANMTEWSNFMSNRMPAGYSSRGGYVLNPYGPGKLFVSGSSSGSAAAVAANLAAAAIGTETAGSIIGPASQHFLVGIKPTVGLASRSGIIPISISQDTPGPISKTVTDAASLLGAIVGIDENDKATWTSPHRTFHDYTTYLDRDFLRKARVGIPRHYYRSLDEERLSIMESAIEVLREQGATVIDPVDLHLEQHTWNNDVICYEFKTGLNRYLSNLNSDMPVHSLQELIVYNQKHASSALKFGQENLIRSELNALNEVTYQLKRQEYNHPAVTQGIDYALDQHGLDALMLPGDIDGMYIAARLGYPLITVPAGYSAKGTIDADGDSTQGPFGVVFSGRAFSEPTLISIAYSFEQATLFRRPPDLGELM; encoded by the coding sequence ATGAGCATCAACTTACAAGATTGGATTCAGGAAGCCGATTTGGTGAGCATGCAAAAGGCAATGTCTTCGGGTGAATGTACATCCGAAGCCCTCGTACTTGCATATATCGAACGCATTCATAGATATAATCCTCTGATCAATGCCGTATTAGAGATCAATCCAGATGCGCTTGAAATAGCAAGGAATCTTGACCTTGAGCGAAATACAACAGGTAGTAGGGGGCCGCTGCACGGAATTCCAATCCTGCTCAAGGATAACATCGATACGCACGACCGGATGCATACGAGCGCTGGTTCAATCGCATTGGCTGAGTCGTTTGCTCCAGAAGATTCGTTCATAGCCGCAAAGCTCCGCGCTGCCGGCGTAGTTCTTCTAGGTAAGGCAAATATGACCGAGTGGTCGAATTTTATGTCCAACCGTATGCCAGCTGGATACAGTTCCAGAGGCGGATATGTATTGAATCCATATGGACCTGGCAAGCTCTTCGTCAGCGGGTCAAGTTCAGGATCGGCTGCAGCTGTAGCGGCAAACCTGGCAGCAGCAGCGATCGGAACAGAAACCGCGGGTTCGATTATTGGGCCGGCAAGCCAACATTTTCTCGTCGGAATAAAGCCTACTGTAGGGCTTGCGAGCCGCAGCGGCATTATCCCGATCTCAATAAGTCAGGATACACCAGGACCAATTTCCAAGACAGTCACTGATGCAGCGTCACTACTCGGGGCAATCGTCGGAATTGACGAAAACGATAAGGCAACATGGACTAGCCCGCATCGTACTTTTCATGATTACACAACTTATCTTGACCGAGACTTTCTGCGTAAAGCTCGTGTTGGGATTCCAAGACATTACTATCGGTCGTTGGATGAAGAAAGACTATCCATCATGGAATCCGCCATCGAAGTTCTGCGTGAGCAAGGTGCTACAGTTATCGATCCTGTTGACCTCCATTTGGAACAGCATACATGGAACAATGATGTTATCTGCTACGAATTCAAAACAGGCCTGAATCGCTATTTATCGAATTTGAACTCGGATATGCCAGTGCATTCTCTTCAAGAACTTATTGTTTATAATCAGAAACACGCTTCTTCCGCATTGAAGTTTGGCCAAGAGAATCTGATTCGCTCGGAACTAAATGCGTTAAACGAGGTAACCTATCAACTTAAACGTCAAGAATATAACCATCCGGCTGTAACACAAGGGATTGACTATGCACTCGATCAACATGGCTTAGATGCATTAATGTTACCCGGTGACATTGATGGCATGTACATTGCTGCCCGGTTAGGGTACCCCCTTATTACAGTGCCCGCCGGTTATTCAGCAAAAGGAACAATTGATGCGGATGGCGATTCGACGCAGGGTCCATTTGGTGTTGTCTTTTCCGGGAGGGCTTTCAGTGAGCCCACGCTAATCAGCATCGCCTATAGTTTTGAGCAGGCAACACTTTTCCGTCGTCCGCCAGATCTGGGCGAATTGATGTAA